From one Gemmatimonadota bacterium genomic stretch:
- a CDS encoding amidohydrolase family protein, with translation MSDLSRYIQETPLIDTHEHLRFEEDWVANGPDVLQDLFENYVPADLVVAGASQEDVNALLDRGKGDVASRFDPVRKAWEAVKHTGYGEAVRILAKDVYGMDEITVEGVVAAQAENERLRAPGHRLALLRDRAGLDHVQTDNFCWACEPDVSGPEFFLYDLSWAGFCNGEVPCEKIAEETGITVNSLGSLRDAMAAIFAKHGSHAIAVKAQHAYSRTLRWVERSDEEAARALDIVLRDPDGAPEEARLCLGDWCWARGVEHSIEHNLPFKIHTGYYAGHSRMPVDRIKSGNMCGLLARYLDARFVLMHIAYPYSHELIALAKHYPNVWIDLCWAWSIDPFSSCDFVRRFIHAVPINKLFAFGGDTGWPTSAYAYAVQARRWLSRALEAEVGDGLLTEKQAMDVALRLMQTNQRECFDIAGTQGQIVRTLESVEA, from the coding sequence ATGTCCGATCTGTCCCGGTACATTCAGGAAACGCCGCTTATCGACACCCACGAGCATCTCAGGTTTGAAGAAGACTGGGTCGCCAACGGGCCGGACGTGCTGCAGGACCTCTTCGAGAACTACGTCCCGGCCGATCTCGTGGTCGCGGGCGCGTCGCAGGAGGACGTCAACGCCTTGCTGGATCGCGGCAAAGGGGACGTGGCGAGCCGATTCGATCCGGTCCGGAAGGCCTGGGAAGCCGTGAAGCACACTGGATACGGAGAAGCCGTGCGCATCCTGGCTAAGGACGTATACGGCATGGACGAGATTACGGTCGAGGGCGTCGTGGCGGCGCAGGCCGAGAACGAGCGGTTGCGAGCCCCGGGCCACCGCCTGGCGCTGTTACGGGACCGCGCGGGGCTCGATCACGTGCAGACCGACAACTTCTGCTGGGCATGCGAGCCGGACGTCTCCGGTCCCGAATTCTTTCTCTACGACCTGTCCTGGGCGGGATTCTGCAACGGCGAGGTGCCGTGCGAGAAGATAGCGGAGGAAACGGGAATTACCGTAAACAGCCTAGGTAGCCTCCGCGACGCCATGGCCGCGATTTTCGCGAAACACGGTTCACACGCCATCGCGGTCAAGGCCCAGCACGCCTATTCCAGGACGCTCCGATGGGTGGAACGCAGCGACGAGGAAGCTGCCAGGGCCCTGGACATCGTCCTTCGCGATCCCGATGGTGCGCCAGAGGAAGCCAGACTGTGCCTGGGGGACTGGTGTTGGGCGCGGGGCGTCGAGCATTCAATCGAACACAACCTGCCGTTCAAGATCCACACCGGATACTACGCGGGCCACAGCCGGATGCCGGTGGACCGCATCAAGAGCGGAAACATGTGCGGGCTGCTTGCCCGGTACCTCGATGCCCGGTTCGTGCTGATGCACATCGCCTATCCGTACAGCCACGAGCTGATCGCCCTCGCCAAGCACTATCCCAACGTCTGGATAGACCTCTGCTGGGCCTGGTCCATTGATCCGTTCAGTTCCTGCGATTTCGTCCGCCGCTTCATCCACGCCGTGCCGATCAACAAGCTGTTCGCCTTCGGCGGGGACACCGGCTGGCCCACCAGTGCCTATGCCTACGCCGTTCAGGCGCGGAGGTGGCTCAGCCGCGCCCTGGAGGCCGAGGTCGGGGACGGCCTCCTCACCGAAAAACAGGCGATGGACGTGGCGCTCCGGCTCATGCAGACCAACCAGCGGGAGTGTTTCGATATCGCGGGTACGCAGGGGCAGATCGTGCGAACCCTGGAATCCGTCGAGGCCTAA
- a CDS encoding zinc-binding dehydrogenase produces the protein MKGLVKYDYGPVNMEVRDMPVPEPGSGEVRVEIRAAGICGTDIHIYKDEYPYNPPVIMGHEFSGIVDEAAGADDYRPGDAVTGIPTTVVCGVCRYCTAGQHSLCDSRLSIGSGVHGVFTKYVVMPTWALRRIPEHLDLTIGALSEPLCCCVKAVSIRTSITAGDVVVVTGPGPIGMLTTQVAKAEGAYVILTGTSADSERLELGARWADETVDIDEVNLLELVRDRTQGYGADVVYECSGSAAATRSAIELVRKQGTIMQIGLHGGPFEVDFFPAELKEIDIRTSFAGSLDAWDRTMVMLDQRRIELEPIVSDVVPLTEWDNAFHRLLNKEGMKILFEPVD, from the coding sequence ATGAAAGGACTGGTCAAATACGACTATGGACCGGTCAATATGGAAGTCCGGGACATGCCCGTTCCGGAGCCTGGTTCCGGGGAGGTCAGGGTGGAGATCCGGGCCGCGGGAATCTGCGGTACCGACATCCATATTTACAAGGACGAATACCCCTACAATCCGCCCGTGATCATGGGCCACGAGTTCTCCGGCATCGTGGACGAGGCGGCCGGCGCGGACGATTACCGGCCGGGCGACGCGGTGACCGGCATTCCGACCACCGTCGTCTGCGGTGTGTGCAGGTACTGCACGGCGGGCCAGCACAGTCTTTGCGACAGCCGCCTGTCCATCGGCAGCGGGGTGCATGGCGTTTTCACGAAGTACGTGGTCATGCCCACCTGGGCGTTGCGCAGGATTCCGGAACACCTGGACCTCACCATCGGCGCTTTGAGCGAACCCCTCTGCTGTTGCGTAAAGGCCGTCTCCATACGCACGTCTATCACCGCGGGGGATGTGGTGGTGGTGACGGGCCCCGGCCCCATCGGCATGCTGACGACGCAGGTGGCGAAGGCGGAAGGCGCCTACGTCATCCTGACCGGCACCTCGGCCGATAGCGAACGGCTCGAACTCGGGGCCCGATGGGCGGACGAGACCGTCGACATCGACGAGGTCAATCTGCTGGAGCTAGTCAGGGACCGGACCCAGGGCTACGGCGCCGACGTGGTGTACGAATGTTCCGGGTCGGCGGCGGCCACCCGATCGGCGATCGAACTGGTGAGGAAACAGGGCACCATCATGCAGATCGGCCTGCACGGCGGCCCTTTCGAAGTGGATTTCTTCCCGGCGGAACTGAAGGAAATAGACATCCGGACCTCCTTCGCCGGTTCGCTCGATGCCTGGGACCGCACCATGGTGATGCTGGATCAGCGAAGGATCGAACTGGAACCAATCGTGTCGGACGTGGTTCCATTAACCGAGTGGGATAATGCGTTCCACAGGCTGTTGAACAAAGAAGGCATGAAGATATTGTTCGAACCGGTCGACTAG
- a CDS encoding SDR family oxidoreductase, translating into MDLGLKDRVALVTGSSRGIGRSIALGLAEEGCHVSLSARGEERLLETEKEVAQKGVETLATAGDLTTAEGIDRVVEATLEHWGRIDVLVNNVGGSVWNPFDDVSDDEWLHVFNLNMFAAVRATRAVLPAMRAQESGSIITISSIFGREAGGPATYNATKAAEISMGKTLAKEVAKTGIRVNTVAPGSIIFPGGNWQKRMDADPEGIGKFIEQELPAGRFGKPEEIADVVVFLSSDRASWVTGACINVDGCQSRSLI; encoded by the coding sequence ATGGATCTGGGATTAAAAGACAGAGTCGCGCTGGTTACCGGCTCAAGCCGGGGCATTGGGCGATCAATCGCCCTGGGCCTGGCCGAGGAGGGATGTCACGTCAGCCTGAGCGCCAGGGGTGAAGAGCGGCTGCTCGAGACCGAGAAGGAAGTTGCGCAGAAGGGCGTCGAGACGCTGGCGACGGCGGGAGACCTGACCACGGCGGAGGGCATCGACCGGGTCGTTGAGGCGACGCTGGAGCACTGGGGACGCATCGACGTCCTGGTCAATAACGTGGGCGGCAGCGTCTGGAATCCCTTCGACGATGTATCGGATGACGAATGGCTTCACGTGTTCAACCTGAACATGTTCGCCGCCGTGCGGGCGACACGGGCCGTGCTTCCGGCGATGCGCGCGCAGGAAAGCGGTTCTATTATCACGATCTCCTCGATCTTCGGCCGGGAAGCGGGCGGTCCCGCCACCTACAACGCCACGAAGGCCGCGGAGATCTCCATGGGCAAAACACTCGCCAAGGAAGTGGCCAAGACCGGCATCCGCGTGAACACGGTGGCGCCGGGCTCGATCATATTCCCCGGGGGGAACTGGCAAAAGCGGATGGACGCGGACCCGGAGGGCATCGGCAAGTTCATTGAGCAGGAGCTCCCGGCCGGGCGCTTCGGCAAGCCCGAAGAGATCGCGGACGTGGTGGTCTTCCTGTCGTCAGACCGGGCGAGCTGGGTGACCGGCGCCTGCATCAACGTGGACGGATGCCAGTCCCGTTCATTGATCTAG
- a CDS encoding PGPGW domain-containing protein, translating into MLRIAQSVFGWTFIVIGALGIFLPLLQGVLFIVIGLTILSTRYAFARRMLDRLERKYPEIYAKVERLKQRFAESKPLLLAIGTILMVLLGVGIYLAVLGFKTAYAKIAPILLN; encoded by the coding sequence TTGTTACGCATAGCGCAGTCCGTTTTCGGATGGACCTTTATCGTCATCGGGGCCCTGGGCATCTTCCTGCCCCTGCTGCAGGGGGTGCTGTTCATCGTGATCGGGCTGACGATCCTGTCCACGCGTTACGCCTTTGCCCGGCGGATGTTGGACCGGCTGGAGCGGAAGTATCCCGAGATCTATGCCAAGGTGGAGCGCCTCAAGCAACGGTTCGCCGAAAGCAAGCCGCTCTTGCTCGCCATTGGCACGATCCTGATGGTCCTGCTGGGCGTGGGGATCTACCTGGCCGTACTGGGGTTCAAGACGGCTTATGCGAAGATCGCGCCGATCCTGTTGAACTAG
- a CDS encoding DUF1854 domain-containing protein, with translation MSFLDPAAIRLERRDNQPPTLSIAGDLFFNVKIRQAFPLSQESRYITFFDQEDEYLGVVSDPASCDEETGRIIRDEVEWRYFRPRITRVVEMEGRGGTSLFSVETDRGDVKIPMRDLREGMMELSPGRILITDEHGNRYEIHDLDQLDRRSRRLIRRLI, from the coding sequence ATGTCCTTTCTAGACCCGGCCGCCATACGGCTCGAACGACGGGACAACCAGCCTCCCACCCTGTCCATCGCGGGCGACCTGTTCTTCAACGTCAAGATCCGCCAGGCCTTTCCGCTTTCGCAGGAGAGCCGGTACATCACGTTTTTCGACCAGGAAGACGAGTACCTGGGCGTCGTGTCCGACCCGGCGTCCTGCGACGAGGAAACCGGTCGCATCATCCGGGATGAGGTCGAATGGCGCTATTTCCGCCCGAGGATAACGCGCGTCGTGGAAATGGAGGGCCGGGGAGGTACGTCTCTATTCTCGGTGGAGACCGACCGGGGTGACGTCAAGATCCCGATGCGGGACCTGAGGGAAGGCATGATGGAACTGTCGCCCGGTCGTATCCTGATCACGGACGAGCACGGCAACCGCTACGAGATCCACGACCTCGACCAACTGGACCGGCGCAGCCGCCGCCTGATCCGCCGTCTCATCTGA
- a CDS encoding ABC transporter ATP-binding protein, producing the protein MPLINRIPSELTRLIQSDLPAGEDKTDLIFACKTDLAPDGRIEESMLVVTRRNLVVATRSEEEWTLSHTLSLAEITDLTVEPLVGVSALMATVDGRNIRLLRYTHAVAQDMSDAVESLLHLIGPDGSPDHTEPVTEEPVPDWSSREAHLRTFRRLWSFCLPHWRTLVIAMAVTIAASAIDLLPPYLTMILVDQVLVDQSMYIWLPLIVALLAVSRIVHTGVTIISGRMLAVLGDRLAYDARSELLNVLQLLPLKYYDMQQTGGLMARIARDAKSIHYFWIDFAPQVVQQGLLVIGMTAVLFYLNWELALLVLVPIPAIIYASIHIKRYLMWFYGRSWDSWATFFERVNDALAGIRVVKIFAQEKRQSRDMQLENEKVFTAERNIHVRSRTVRPLLAFIVSVGGLLVWWFGGLQVQSTEMTIGMLMAFFLYLAMFYSPVQQLTSMADWIPEMMTAITRTFEVIDSPIEDYTPGGTVDVPRFEGRLELQDVNFGYVAHQPVLKGINLHVEPGEMIGLVGHSGAGKSTLIKLMCRFYDVDGGRILIDGIDVRRMELMQLRSQIGYVEQDPFLFSGSVADNIRFGNQEASREAIIKAAINANAHEFIVKLPDGYDTPVGERGGRLSGGERQRVAIARAILHDPRILILDEPTSALDLETEKKIQEALGRLMEGRTTLAIAHRLSTLRDADRLLVLKNGEPVELGTHEELLDRQGEYYRLVQLHTNVSSIVGVEG; encoded by the coding sequence ATGCCCCTGATCAACAGGATTCCATCCGAACTGACCCGTCTGATCCAGTCCGACCTGCCGGCAGGCGAGGACAAGACCGATCTTATTTTCGCCTGCAAGACTGACCTGGCGCCGGACGGCCGCATCGAAGAATCGATGCTGGTCGTGACCCGGCGAAACTTGGTGGTGGCAACGAGGTCCGAAGAGGAGTGGACGCTGTCACACACCTTGTCCCTGGCGGAGATCACTGATCTTACCGTGGAGCCCCTGGTCGGCGTGAGCGCGCTCATGGCCACGGTGGACGGGAGAAACATCAGGCTGCTCCGGTACACCCACGCCGTGGCGCAGGATATGTCTGACGCCGTCGAGTCTTTGCTGCACCTGATCGGTCCAGACGGAAGTCCGGATCACACGGAGCCCGTTACCGAGGAACCGGTCCCGGACTGGTCGAGCCGGGAGGCCCACCTGCGCACGTTCCGGCGCCTGTGGTCTTTCTGCCTGCCCCACTGGCGCACGCTGGTCATCGCCATGGCGGTCACGATCGCCGCCTCGGCCATCGACCTGCTGCCCCCGTACCTGACGATGATCCTCGTCGATCAGGTCCTTGTGGACCAGAGCATGTATATCTGGCTTCCTTTGATCGTCGCGCTCCTGGCCGTTTCCCGGATCGTGCATACAGGGGTGACCATCATAAGCGGGAGAATGCTGGCCGTGCTGGGCGACCGCCTGGCCTACGACGCGCGGTCCGAACTGCTGAACGTCCTGCAGCTTCTGCCGCTCAAGTACTACGATATGCAGCAGACAGGCGGCCTAATGGCCCGCATCGCCCGGGACGCCAAGTCGATCCACTACTTCTGGATCGATTTCGCGCCGCAGGTGGTCCAGCAGGGACTGCTCGTGATCGGCATGACCGCGGTGCTGTTCTACCTCAACTGGGAGCTGGCGCTCCTCGTCCTGGTCCCCATTCCCGCCATCATCTACGCCTCGATCCATATCAAACGGTATCTGATGTGGTTCTACGGCAGGTCGTGGGACAGCTGGGCGACCTTCTTCGAGCGGGTGAACGACGCGCTGGCCGGCATCCGAGTCGTCAAGATCTTCGCCCAGGAGAAACGGCAAAGCCGGGACATGCAGCTCGAGAACGAGAAAGTGTTCACGGCCGAACGCAACATACATGTCCGTTCGCGCACGGTACGCCCGCTGCTCGCGTTCATCGTGTCTGTCGGCGGACTGCTCGTCTGGTGGTTCGGTGGCCTCCAGGTGCAGTCGACTGAAATGACGATCGGCATGCTGATGGCCTTCTTCCTTTACCTGGCCATGTTCTACAGTCCCGTGCAGCAATTGACCAGCATGGCCGACTGGATCCCCGAGATGATGACGGCCATCACCCGGACCTTCGAGGTCATCGACAGTCCCATCGAGGACTACACGCCGGGCGGGACCGTCGACGTACCCCGTTTCGAGGGACGCCTGGAGCTGCAGGACGTCAACTTCGGCTACGTGGCGCACCAGCCGGTACTGAAGGGGATCAACCTGCATGTCGAACCGGGCGAGATGATCGGACTCGTGGGCCACTCGGGCGCGGGGAAGTCCACGCTCATCAAGCTGATGTGCCGTTTCTACGACGTCGACGGCGGGAGGATCCTGATCGATGGAATCGACGTGCGCCGGATGGAGCTGATGCAGCTGCGCAGCCAGATCGGCTACGTGGAGCAGGACCCCTTCCTGTTTTCCGGTTCCGTAGCCGACAACATCCGCTTCGGCAACCAGGAAGCGTCCCGGGAGGCGATCATCAAGGCCGCCATCAACGCGAACGCCCACGAATTCATCGTCAAACTGCCCGATGGATACGATACCCCCGTAGGCGAACGGGGCGGCAGGCTTTCCGGTGGGGAGCGCCAGCGGGTCGCGATCGCCCGGGCCATCCTGCACGATCCGAGGATCCTGATTCTCGATGAACCCACGTCGGCCCTCGACCTGGAAACGGAAAAGAAGATCCAGGAAGCCCTGGGACGGCTTATGGAGGGACGCACGACCCTCGCAATCGCCCACCGCCTGTCCACCCTGAGAGACGCCGACCGCCTGCTCGTGCTCAAGAACGGCGAGCCGGTGGAACTGGGCACCCACGAGGAGCTGCTGGACCGGCAGGGCGAGTACTACCGGCTGGTCCAGCTGCACACAAACGTCTCCAGCATCGTAGGCGTGGAGGGATAA
- a CDS encoding ABC transporter substrate-binding protein, translated as MTATDAIGSTLTLQGIPDRIVSLIPSHTEVLFAVGAGSSVVGVTNYCDYPPEAREIEKIGDVTAMSLEKIVALDPDLVLASKGNAKELVYSLKALGVPVFVLDPQSIEDVLGAIGTVGKLAGREEAARELLDGYRQRLAAVAERIGDLPESDRPTVFVGSPFRDENWTPGPETFTSAVINRAGGRNVADDLPPGTWAVYNLENIVARDPQVLLSTLGEGQDTEEARARFLERAKSLKGWRDLDAVRNERVVLITENWLLRPAPRLIDAIEVLAGALHPNLSNVPD; from the coding sequence GTGACCGCAACGGATGCCATTGGATCCACCCTGACCCTCCAAGGTATTCCGGACAGAATCGTATCCCTCATCCCAAGCCACACCGAGGTACTTTTCGCCGTCGGTGCGGGAAGTTCGGTCGTGGGGGTCACGAACTACTGCGACTATCCGCCGGAAGCCCGGGAAATCGAGAAGATCGGCGACGTCACGGCCATGAGCCTTGAAAAAATCGTCGCTCTCGATCCGGACCTCGTGCTCGCCTCCAAAGGAAATGCCAAAGAACTGGTATACAGCCTGAAGGCGCTGGGTGTCCCGGTTTTCGTACTGGACCCCCAGTCGATCGAGGATGTACTCGGCGCGATCGGCACAGTGGGCAAGCTTGCCGGGCGGGAGGAAGCGGCACGCGAACTCCTCGACGGCTACCGGCAAAGGCTGGCCGCGGTGGCGGAGCGGATCGGCGATCTGCCCGAGAGCGATCGACCCACTGTATTCGTAGGCAGTCCCTTTCGGGACGAAAACTGGACACCCGGCCCCGAGACGTTCACCTCGGCGGTGATTAATCGGGCCGGGGGCCGCAACGTGGCCGACGACCTGCCGCCGGGTACGTGGGCGGTGTACAACCTGGAAAACATCGTTGCCAGGGATCCCCAGGTCCTCCTGTCCACGCTGGGCGAAGGACAGGACACGGAGGAAGCTCGTGCGAGATTCCTCGAAAGGGCGAAGTCGCTGAAAGGCTGGCGGGACCTGGACGCCGTGCGCAATGAACGCGTCGTCCTGATCACCGAGAACTGGCTGCTTCGTCCCGCGCCCAGGCTCATTGACGCTATCGAAGTCCTGGCGGGCGCCTTGCATCCTAATCTTTCTAATGTCCCTGACTGA
- a CDS encoding sugar phosphate isomerase/epimerase yields the protein MGRFEYCLNTSTIRTPGATVLEYVDIAADAGYEGIEPWVEEIDAWVEGGGTLEQLRDRAAGRGIRIVNLIAFFEWAVPEEDRHARGLEEARRCFEMAQVLECPFVATAPKGIHDRQVDLFSVARRFAELTEAVSDFSPKPLLEFWGVARTLGTVGEALLVAAESGVRDARLLTDIFHMYKGSGHQRGMDYLDPGRLGLVHVNDYPSVPVRAVIEDEHRVYPGDGEAPWDEIVASLERQEYRGMLSLELFNPAYWAEGPVATARKGLEKLRACVESA from the coding sequence ATGGGACGTTTTGAATACTGCCTCAATACCAGTACGATCCGAACGCCCGGAGCTACCGTGCTGGAATACGTGGATATCGCGGCCGACGCCGGGTACGAGGGCATCGAACCCTGGGTCGAGGAAATCGATGCCTGGGTCGAAGGCGGCGGCACGCTGGAACAGTTGCGGGACCGCGCCGCTGGCCGCGGCATACGGATCGTAAACCTGATCGCGTTTTTCGAGTGGGCGGTCCCCGAAGAAGATCGGCATGCCCGGGGCTTGGAAGAAGCGCGACGGTGCTTCGAAATGGCACAGGTCCTGGAATGCCCTTTCGTAGCCACGGCCCCGAAGGGGATCCACGACCGGCAGGTCGACCTTTTTTCCGTCGCCCGGAGATTCGCCGAACTGACGGAGGCCGTTTCGGATTTCTCCCCGAAACCCCTGCTGGAGTTCTGGGGCGTGGCCCGCACGCTGGGCACGGTCGGAGAAGCCCTGCTCGTGGCCGCCGAAAGCGGCGTGCGGGACGCCAGGCTGCTTACGGACATCTTCCACATGTACAAGGGCTCGGGGCACCAGCGGGGCATGGACTACCTCGATCCCGGCCGTCTGGGCCTGGTCCACGTGAACGACTATCCCTCGGTGCCAGTGCGCGCGGTTATCGAAGATGAACACAGGGTCTACCCGGGTGACGGTGAAGCGCCATGGGACGAGATCGTGGCCAGCCTGGAACGGCAGGAATACCGGGGCATGCTCTCGCTCGAACTGTTCAATCCGGCCTACTGGGCCGAGGGACCGGTGGCAACGGCACGAAAAGGACTTGAGAAGCTTCGGGCATGCGTAGAAAGCGCGTGA
- a CDS encoding LLM class flavin-dependent oxidoreductase, producing the protein MNLSILDQSPVRDGVTAVQAFQETLTLAREAERLGYRRFWVSEHHNAHCLAGSSPEVLLAAIGSATEEMRIGSGGVMLPYYSPFKVAESFSVLTNLYPDRVDLGVGRAPGGDMKTARMLAPGAGPRFEQFPELVAQLVEILQNRDFEPRVTPPILSPPPVWMLGSSPESAMLAARLGLPYNFALFINSNIDPRILEFYRHYFEPSAQTPEPDTCIAVNVICADTEAEAQRLALSRDLLFARFASGKPSNVVPTGEEAEKHRFSEAERAFLDDKFRLAAVGSPEQVRDTIDRLADQFGSEEVMAVTITHDFEARLRSYELLAEVYR; encoded by the coding sequence ATGAATCTATCCATCCTCGATCAGTCCCCGGTTCGTGACGGCGTAACGGCCGTGCAGGCCTTCCAGGAAACCCTGACCCTGGCCCGGGAGGCCGAAAGACTGGGCTACCGGCGTTTCTGGGTGTCCGAGCACCACAATGCCCACTGCCTGGCCGGCAGTTCGCCCGAGGTGCTGCTCGCGGCCATCGGATCCGCCACGGAAGAGATGCGCATCGGTTCCGGCGGGGTCATGTTGCCCTATTACAGTCCCTTCAAGGTCGCCGAAAGCTTCTCCGTGCTCACGAATCTCTATCCGGACCGCGTCGACCTGGGGGTCGGAAGAGCGCCCGGCGGCGACATGAAGACCGCCCGGATGCTGGCGCCCGGCGCGGGACCCCGGTTCGAGCAGTTCCCCGAACTCGTCGCCCAACTGGTGGAGATCCTGCAGAACCGTGATTTCGAGCCGCGCGTCACACCGCCTATCCTGTCCCCGCCTCCCGTGTGGATGCTCGGTTCCAGCCCCGAAAGCGCCATGCTGGCCGCCCGCCTGGGGCTACCCTACAATTTCGCCCTGTTCATCAACAGTAACATCGACCCGCGCATCCTGGAATTCTATCGCCACTACTTCGAGCCCTCCGCACAGACGCCGGAGCCGGACACCTGCATCGCGGTCAACGTCATCTGCGCCGACACCGAGGCCGAGGCCCAGCGTCTCGCCCTGAGCCGGGACCTGCTCTTCGCCCGCTTTGCCTCCGGCAAGCCCAGCAATGTCGTACCCACCGGGGAGGAGGCCGAAAAGCACCGTTTCAGCGAGGCCGAACGGGCCTTCCTGGACGACAAGTTCCGCCTGGCGGCCGTGGGCAGCCCGGAACAGGTCCGGGATACTATCGACCGGCTCGCCGATCAGTTCGGTTCCGAGGAAGTCATGGCCGTCACAATCACCCATGATTTCGAAGCCCGGCTGCGGTCCTACGAACTCCTGGCCGAAGTGTACAGGTAG
- a CDS encoding phytanoyl-CoA dioxygenase family protein, with translation MTMVMEQTVLSDAQIAFYHENGFLHIPEVFTPEETAELSDQMDRLVEDWAFTSPGWNGPWRLAYMDPETEAKSKLTAMHDLHFYSQAWSRAVANPQLVEALSQLLGPNVELHHTTLHIKPPQTGHPFPLHQDNPFYGHHDGRYIDVLVHLDDTRHENGEIRFLAGSHKSGHLQHITESEEGPCAPHLPTDEYKLQDTVAVPAKAGDVVLFCIDTVHGSYINQTRKPRRLVRMGYRNPDNRQEYGQSFGRPGLMVSGYRERRPGDELLPGN, from the coding sequence ATGACCATGGTCATGGAACAAACCGTGCTGAGCGACGCGCAGATCGCGTTCTACCATGAGAACGGATTTCTCCACATCCCGGAGGTATTCACGCCGGAAGAAACGGCCGAACTGTCGGATCAGATGGACCGGCTCGTCGAGGACTGGGCGTTCACGAGCCCCGGATGGAACGGTCCCTGGCGCCTGGCTTACATGGATCCGGAGACCGAGGCAAAGTCCAAGCTGACGGCCATGCACGACCTGCACTTCTATTCCCAGGCCTGGTCTAGGGCCGTCGCCAATCCGCAGCTGGTCGAGGCCCTGTCGCAGTTGCTGGGGCCGAACGTGGAGCTTCACCACACCACGCTGCACATCAAGCCGCCCCAGACCGGTCATCCCTTTCCTCTGCACCAGGACAACCCCTTCTACGGCCATCACGACGGCCGGTACATCGACGTCCTCGTCCACCTGGACGACACCCGCCATGAAAACGGCGAGATCCGCTTCCTGGCCGGCTCGCACAAGTCCGGCCATCTGCAGCACATCACCGAATCGGAAGAGGGTCCCTGTGCACCCCACCTGCCTACGGACGAGTACAAGCTGCAAGACACGGTGGCCGTCCCGGCCAAGGCCGGCGACGTGGTCCTCTTCTGCATCGACACCGTGCACGGCTCCTACATAAACCAGACCCGGAAGCCCCGGCGGCTCGTGCGCATGGGTTACCGGAATCCCGACAACAGGCAGGAATACGGGCAGAGCTTCGGCCGGCCCGGGCTGATGGTGAGCGGCTACCGGGAACGGCGGCCGGGCGACGAACTCCTTCCGGGTAACTGA